From Mumia sp. ZJ1417:
ACGGTGCTGACGACGAGCCCGGTGATGAATGCCTCGCCCACCCCGATCAGGCTGTGCCAGCCGACCATCGCGGTGGCGAGAGATCCCAGCGGGATCGGCGCCTCGCCGCCGATGGCGTAGAGGCCGGTGAACGCGAGAGAGGCGACTGGGACCGAGACCAGCGCGGCGAGCGCCGCAGCCGGGGCGACCGAGGTCAGCCGGTTCGGCAGCACGGCCCGGAGCAGCAGGAAGACGAGCCATCCGACCCCCACGCCGACGAGCGCCATCAGCGTGATGTTGGTGCCGAGGGCCGTGATGCCCCCGTCGGCGAAGAGGAGGCACTGGACCAGCAGAACCGTGCTGATGCACAGCACCGCGGTCCAGGGCCCGACCAGGACGGCCGCGAGAACACCGCCGAGGAGGTGCCCGCTCGTACCGGCGCCGACCGGGAAGTTGATCATCTGTGTCGCGAACACGAATGCCGACACCAGTCCCGCCATCGGGGCAGTCCGTTCGTCCAGCTCACGGCGCGCGCCCCGGAGGGCGAGGCCGACGCCGACGACGGCGACGACACCCGTGGCAACCGAGGTCGGCGCGTCCAGAAAGCCGTCGGGTACGTGCATCTGTCGACTGTACGGCGAGGGGTCCGGCCGGGCCATCCGACACGAAACGGCCCTCGTGCAGGTGCCGTGGCATTCGTCAACGGAGCACCACGGTGCCCTGCGCGGTCGTACGCTGAGCACGTGCCGGACTGGCCTGCAGAGTACGAGACGTTGCGCGACGCCGACCGCGAGCACGATCTGCCGGCCGAGGACCTCGAGCGCCTCGCGGTCGCTGCCTTCATGCTCGGCCGCGACGACGAGGTCGTGCCGTTGCGCGAGCGTGCCCTGCACGACTACGTCGCGGGCGGACGCCGTGCGGACGCCGTCGTGTGCGGGTTCTGGATCGGGTGGCACCTGATGATGCGCGGCGACATCGCGCAGGCGCAGGGATGGACGGCGCGATTGCGGCGGCTCGCGGACGACAACGACCCGCGGGTGCAGGGCATGCTGGCGCAGCAGGCCGCGGTGGCACGCATGTGGGGCGGAGACCCCGCCGGCGCGCTCCCGGACTTCGAGCGCTCGGTCGAGATCGCGGCGCGTGAACGCGAGACCGACGTCCTGGTGCTCGCGCTGCTCGGACGTGGGCGGTGCCTGCACCTGCTCGGCCGCGACGCGGAGTGCACGGCCGTGATGGACGAGGCGATGACCTACGTCTCCGCGGGCCGGGTCCAGCCTCAGGTCGCCGGCCTGCTGTACTGCGCGGTCATCGACATGTGCATGGGCCACTTCGACCTCGCGCGTGCGCAGGAGTGGACGCGCGCCCTGACCGCGTGGGTCGACGAGCACCGCGGTGCCGTCGCCTACCGCGGGACCTGTCTCGTCCACCGTGCGGAGATCCTTCAGCTGCGGGGCAACTGGAGCGAGGCCGCCGAGCGAGCCGACGAGGCGTGCGTGCTCCTCGACGTACGGCCGGAGCCGGCCGTGGCCGCGGCCCACTACCGCGTGGGCGAGCTCGCGCGACTGCGCGGACGCCTGGCCGACGCGGAGGCGGCGTACCAGCGCGCGTCGGAGCTCGGCCTCGAGGTCCAACCCGGACTTGCGCTCCTGCGGCTGGCCCAGGGGAGGCCCGATGTGGCGCTGGCCGGCCTCGATCGCGTGCTCGGGGAAGAATCTGACGATCCCCGTGCACGTCCGCTGCAGCTCGCGGCACGGGTCGAGATCTGCCTCGCTATGGCCGACGTCGGAGCGGCCGAGGACGCCGCCGTCTCGCTCGCATCGATGGGCGGACCCGACGCTCCGCCGTTCCTGCGGGCGCTCGTCGAGCACGCGAGCGGCGCCGTCCTCCTCGCTCGTGGGGACGCGCGAGCAGCGTTGCCGAGACTGCGACGGGCCTGGACGCTCTGGCGCGACGTCGATGCGCCGTACGAGGCGGCACGGGCACGCAGCCTCGTCGCGCGGGCCTGCGACGCTCTGGGGGACACCGACGCCGCCGTGATGGAGGCCGACGCCGCACGCGCGGCGCTCGACCGGCTGGGAGCCGTGGGGACCCCCTTCGGCGTCGCAGGCGACGCCGCGGCGTCCGGCCCCCTCTCCCCGCGTGAGCTGGAGGTGCTCCGGTTGGTCGCGACCGGTGCGACGAACCGTGCCATCGCGGCCGAGCTCGTCCTCTCGGAGAAGACCGTCGCGCGGCACCTGAGCAACATCTTCGGCAAGCTCGCACTCCCGAACCGTGCCGCCGCGACCGCGTACGCCTTCGAGCACCGCCTCGTCTGAGCACCTCGTGGGCAGAACTACCCATGTGCCCGGCGTCGGATTGGTGCGTCCGACGGAAGCGGCGCCGCTCCTTGCGCTCCTAGCGTCGAACCCGACGACGAGGGGGAGCCATGAGCACGCAGGGAACCGAGACGCAGGGCAGCGAACAGAAGGTTGGCACGGTCGTGATCGGTGCCGGTCAGGCCGGGCTGGTGATGGGATACCGCCTCCAGTGCGCCGACGAGGACTTCGTGGTCCTGGAGGCGGCGCCTCGGGTCGGCGACTCGTGGCGCCGCCGGTACGACTCGCTGCGGCTCTTCAGCCTGCCGCGGTATGCGAGCCTGCCGGGCTGGCGGATCCCCGCGCGGGGGTTCCCGACGCGCGACGAGATGGCCGACTATCTGGAGGCGTACGCGCGCCGTTTCGAGATCCCGGTCAGGACCGGCGAGCCGGTCCGCCGGGTGACCCGCGAGGGGGAGGGGTTCCGGGTGGAGACGGACGCGGGGCCTTACCTCGCCGACAAGGTCGTCGTCACCACCGGCGCGCACGCGGTTCCGATCGTCCCCGCGCTCGCGGCGGACCTCGATCCCGCCGTCCGGCAGATCCACTCGCTCGACTACCGCGGACCGGTCCAGCTCGCGCCCGGCGGCGTCCTGGTGGTCGGTGCCGGCAACTCCGGGACTGACGTCGCGCTCGAGGCCGCGGACGCCGGGCATCGGACCTGGCTCGCCGGACGGCACCCCGGTCAGGTCCCCTTCGACATCGACGGCGTCGCCGGCCGCGTGATGACGCCGATCGTGATGTTCGTGTTTCGGCGCGTGCTCACGCGGCGCACGCCGATGGGGCGACGCTTCATGGCGAAGGCCGAGGGCCACGGCGTGATGCTCGTCCGCAACAAGCTGGCCGATCTCGAGGACGCTGGGGTCGTCCAGATCGACAGGATCGAGTCGGTCGTGGGTGGCCGGGCGGTCTCGTGCGACGACGAGGCGCCCGACGTGTCGACGGTCGTCTGGTGCACCGGGTCGCGTCCGGACCACCGGTTCCTGGACGTGCCCGGTGCCTTCGGCGACGACGGCGAGGCCCTCCACGACCGCGGCGTCTCGTCGGTGCCCGGCCTGTCCTTCCTCGGGCTCGAGCTCCAGTACGCGGTCTCCTCGGCGATGATCCAGGGCGTCGACCGCGACGCCCGCCATCTCCTCCGCAGGATGCGTGCCGCGCAGCCCGCGCGCCGCGATTCGCGGGACGTCGCACCCGAGCCGGTTGCTCCGGTGACGGGGGCGTGACGCTCGGCGCCATCTCTGTCGCGGCGCTTGCGACGCCGTGGATACGTGGAACCTGACCGCGCTCGTCGTGACTCCTGGGCCTTGGTCACCCTGCTCCTCGGCATCGGCGTCGGCATCGGTGTCGACCTCGTCTTCCGTGACGACGTCAACCTCCTCGCGCCCCTCGGTCGCGTCTACATCAATCTCCTTCTGGCTGGCTGGCTGGCTGGTTGGCGCTGAATCGGGTGCGCGGCGTGACGGCCGGGGCGGATAGCATCGAGCCAACCCGTCTCGAACGTCCCGAAGGAGCACCGTGTCCGAGCTCAACGTCACCGTCGTCGGTCCCGCGCGTCGACAGGACCGCGCCTTGGCGACGGGTACGAAGGCGTGGGAGCTCTTCGCCGAGGATCCCGACGTCATCGCCGTGAAGGTCGACGGAGCCCTCAAGGACCTCTCGTACGACCTCGAGCCCGGCGACACGATCGAGCCCGTCGCCATCTCCAGCAAGGACGGTCGCGACATCCTGCGCCACTCGACGGCGCACGTGATGGCGCAGGCGGTCCAGGACCTGTTCCCCGCGGCCAAGCTCGGCATCGGCCCGCCAGTCGAAGACGGCTTCTACTACGACTTCGACGTCGAGACGCCGTTCACCCCTGAGGACCTCGAGAAGATCGAGTCCCGGATGCGCAAGATCGTCAAGGAGAACCAGCGGTTCTCGCGTCGCCCGATCGACGACGACGAGGCGCGCGTCGAGCTCGCGGACGAGCCGTACAAGCTCGAGCTGATCGGCCTCAAGAGCACCGCCGGCGACGGCGACCTGGAGGGTGCGGCCGAGGGCGCGAGCGTCGAGGTCGGCTCCGGCGGGCTCACGATGTACGACAACCTCAACCGCAAGGGCGAGGTCGCCTGGACCGACCTATGTCGCGGCCCGCACCTGCCGACGACCAAGCGCATCCCGGCATTCACGCTGATGCGCAGCGCCGCCGCGTACTGGCGGGGCAGCGAGAAGAACAAGCAGCTCCAGCGCATCTACGGCACCGCCTGGGAGAGCAAGGAGGCGCTCGCCGAGCACCTCCACCGCATCGAGGAGGCGCAGCGTCGCGACCACCGCAGGCTCGGCAACGAGCTCGACCTCTACTCGTTCCCCGACCTCATCGGCCCGGGGCTGCCGGTCTTCCACCCCAAGGGTGGCGTGATCAAGCGCGAGATGGAGGACTACGTCCGCCGGCGCCACATCGAGGAGGGTTTCTCCTACGTCGGCACCCCGCACATCGCCAAGGAGGACCTCTACTTCACGTCGGGCCACCTGCCGTACTACGGCGAGGGCATGTTCCCCCCGATGGACGTCGACGGTCAGAACTACCGCCTCAAGGCGATGAACTGCCCGATGCACAACCTCATCTACTCCTCGCGAGGCCGCTCGTACCGTGAGCTGCCCCTGCGCCTCTTCGAGTTCGGCACGGTCTACCGCGACGAGAAGTCGGGCGTCCTGCAGGGCCTGACCCGTGTGCGCATGATCAGTCAGGACGACTCCCACTCGTACGTCACCGAGGAGGGGGCCGCCGACGAGGTCCGCCACCTGCTCGACTTCATCCTCGGACTGCTGCGCGACTTCGGGCTCGACGACTACTACATCGAGCTGTCGACGCGCGACGACCAGAACCTCGAGAAGTTCATCGGCTCCGACGAGGAGTGGGAGGTCGCGACCAAGGTCCTCCACGACGTCGCGGTCGCCAGCGGTCTCGAGCTGGTGCCCGACCCGGGTGGTGCCGCCTTCTACGGCCCCAAGATCTCCGTCCAGACCCGCGACGCCATCGGCCGGACGTGGCAGATGTCGACGATCCAGTACGACTTCAACCAGCCGAAGCGCTTCGGCCTGGAGTACACCGCGGCGGACGGCTCCCGCAAGCAGCCGGTGATGATCCACTCGGCGAAGTTCGGGTCGATCGAGCGGTTCCTCGGCGTGCTCGTCGAGCACTACGCGGGCGCCTTCCCTCCGTGGCTGGCACCCGTCCAGGTCGTCGCGATCCCGATCGCGGAGCGCCACGTCGACTACCTGTACGAGGTCGCTGCGCGCCTGAAGGCGCACGGGATCCGGGTGGAGGTCGACGAGTCTGACGAGCGGATGCAGAAGAAGATCCGTACCGCCCAGACCCAGAAGGTCCCGTTCATGCTGATCGCGGGCGACGACGACGTCGAGGCCGGTGCCGTCTCCTTCCGCTACCGCAGCGGCGACCAGGACAACGGCGTGGACGTGGACGACGCGGTCGCACGGATCGTCCAGGCGGTCACCGACCGGGTTCAGGTATGACCTCGGAGGTCGGGGCGGGTGATCCGTGGGGCCGTCCCGATGCGGGATTCGAGGGGTTCGACCGTCTGTGGACCCCTCACCGGATGGCGTACATCACCGATGAGGGTCCGCGCGAGGAGGGCTGCCCGTTCTGCCGGATGCAGGAGCGCGCCGACGACGAGACGCTGATCGTCGCGCGGGGAGCGCACGTGTACGCGGTGCTCAACCTGCACCCGTACAACCCGGGCCACCTCATGGTCGTCACCAACCGGCACGTGGGCGAGCTCGAGGAGCTCTCCGACGACGAGGCGCACGAGCTGACCGCGATGACCCAGCAGGCCGTGCGGGTCCTCAAGCGGGTGAGCGGGCCGGCGGCGTTCAACGTCGGTCTCAACCTCGGCGCGGTCGCCGGCGGGTCGTTGTCGCAACACCTCCACCAGCACGTCGTGCCGCGATGGATGGGCGACTCCAACTACATCACCGTCACGGGACACACCAAGGTGCTGCCGCAGCTGCTCGCCGAGACCCGTGACCTGCTCGTGAAGGCGTGGGACGCCTGATGCTCGAACGCTTCCGGGCGACCTGGGCCAAGATCATGAGCCCGATCGCCGACCTGTTCCTCAAGCTGGGCATCAGCCCCGACGTCGTGACGTTCGTCGGCACGCTGGGCGTCACGGCCGGTGCGCTGTGGTTCTTCCCGCGAGGCGAGTTCTTCGTCGGTGTCCTCGTCGTGACCGCCTTCGTCTTCTCCGACATGGTCGACGGCCTGATGGCCCGCAAGTCGGGTCGCTCGAGCGCATGGGGCGCGTTCCTCGACTCGACGCTCGACCGGATCGGCGATGCGGCGATCTTCGGCGGCCTGGTCCTCTGGTACGCCGGTGACGGCAACGACCTCCTGATGACGAGCGTCGCGCTGTGGTGCCTCGTCGGAGGCCAGCTCACCTCGTACGCGCGAGCGCGCGCCGAGGCGCTCGGCATGGAGGCCAAGGGCGGGATCGCCGAGCGGTCCGACCGACTGGTCGCGGTGCTCGCGATGACCGGTCTCTCGGGTCTGTTCGACCTTCCCGTGCTGAGGACGATCGTGCTGTGGACTCTCGCGGTGGCGAGCACCATCACCGTCGTGCAACGGATCCTCATGGTTCGCAGACAGGCGCTGGCGCAGGCATGATCCGACCCACCCAGGCCGCAAGGACGGCGGTCGCGAGGACCCGCACCCACGTCGAGGCGGCGGCGTACCGGGCTGGGTGGAACCTCGCCGTGCACGTCCCGCAGCCCGTGGTCGACCGAGCGCTGCGGGTGACTGCCGACCAGCTGTACGGCCGTGGCGGCAGCGGCATCGAGCGCCTCCGCTCGAACCTTGCGCGCGCGGTGCCGGACGCCGATGCGGCCACGCTCGACGCGGTGACGCGCGACGCCATGCGGTCTTACCTGCGCTATTGGGGCGAGGTGTTCCGCCTGCCGCGCTTCACCGGCGACGTCGCGGCCGTCGACGACGCGATCGTGGTCGACCATGCCGAGCGTGTGTACGCGTTGCGCGACGCGGGGCGCGGGATGATCGCGGCGCTGCCGCACATGGGCAACTGGGACCTCATGGGGGCGTGGGCGTGCACCCACGAGGTCCCGCTG
This genomic window contains:
- a CDS encoding LuxR family transcriptional regulator, whose amino-acid sequence is MPDWPAEYETLRDADREHDLPAEDLERLAVAAFMLGRDDEVVPLRERALHDYVAGGRRADAVVCGFWIGWHLMMRGDIAQAQGWTARLRRLADDNDPRVQGMLAQQAAVARMWGGDPAGALPDFERSVEIAARERETDVLVLALLGRGRCLHLLGRDAECTAVMDEAMTYVSAGRVQPQVAGLLYCAVIDMCMGHFDLARAQEWTRALTAWVDEHRGAVAYRGTCLVHRAEILQLRGNWSEAAERADEACVLLDVRPEPAVAAAHYRVGELARLRGRLADAEAAYQRASELGLEVQPGLALLRLAQGRPDVALAGLDRVLGEESDDPRARPLQLAARVEICLAMADVGAAEDAAVSLASMGGPDAPPFLRALVEHASGAVLLARGDARAALPRLRRAWTLWRDVDAPYEAARARSLVARACDALGDTDAAVMEADAARAALDRLGAVGTPFGVAGDAAASGPLSPRELEVLRLVATGATNRAIAAELVLSEKTVARHLSNIFGKLALPNRAAATAYAFEHRLV
- a CDS encoding HIT domain-containing protein; protein product: MTSEVGAGDPWGRPDAGFEGFDRLWTPHRMAYITDEGPREEGCPFCRMQERADDETLIVARGAHVYAVLNLHPYNPGHLMVVTNRHVGELEELSDDEAHELTAMTQQAVRVLKRVSGPAAFNVGLNLGAVAGGSLSQHLHQHVVPRWMGDSNYITVTGHTKVLPQLLAETRDLLVKAWDA
- the thrS gene encoding threonine--tRNA ligase gives rise to the protein MSELNVTVVGPARRQDRALATGTKAWELFAEDPDVIAVKVDGALKDLSYDLEPGDTIEPVAISSKDGRDILRHSTAHVMAQAVQDLFPAAKLGIGPPVEDGFYYDFDVETPFTPEDLEKIESRMRKIVKENQRFSRRPIDDDEARVELADEPYKLELIGLKSTAGDGDLEGAAEGASVEVGSGGLTMYDNLNRKGEVAWTDLCRGPHLPTTKRIPAFTLMRSAAAYWRGSEKNKQLQRIYGTAWESKEALAEHLHRIEEAQRRDHRRLGNELDLYSFPDLIGPGLPVFHPKGGVIKREMEDYVRRRHIEEGFSYVGTPHIAKEDLYFTSGHLPYYGEGMFPPMDVDGQNYRLKAMNCPMHNLIYSSRGRSYRELPLRLFEFGTVYRDEKSGVLQGLTRVRMISQDDSHSYVTEEGAADEVRHLLDFILGLLRDFGLDDYYIELSTRDDQNLEKFIGSDEEWEVATKVLHDVAVASGLELVPDPGGAAFYGPKISVQTRDAIGRTWQMSTIQYDFNQPKRFGLEYTAADGSRKQPVMIHSAKFGSIERFLGVLVEHYAGAFPPWLAPVQVVAIPIAERHVDYLYEVAARLKAHGIRVEVDESDERMQKKIRTAQTQKVPFMLIAGDDDVEAGAVSFRYRSGDQDNGVDVDDAVARIVQAVTDRVQV
- the pgsA gene encoding phosphatidylinositol phosphate synthase — its product is MLERFRATWAKIMSPIADLFLKLGISPDVVTFVGTLGVTAGALWFFPRGEFFVGVLVVTAFVFSDMVDGLMARKSGRSSAWGAFLDSTLDRIGDAAIFGGLVLWYAGDGNDLLMTSVALWCLVGGQLTSYARARAEALGMEAKGGIAERSDRLVAVLAMTGLSGLFDLPVLRTIVLWTLAVASTITVVQRILMVRRQALAQA
- a CDS encoding NAD(P)/FAD-dependent oxidoreductase, with protein sequence MSTQGTETQGSEQKVGTVVIGAGQAGLVMGYRLQCADEDFVVLEAAPRVGDSWRRRYDSLRLFSLPRYASLPGWRIPARGFPTRDEMADYLEAYARRFEIPVRTGEPVRRVTREGEGFRVETDAGPYLADKVVVTTGAHAVPIVPALAADLDPAVRQIHSLDYRGPVQLAPGGVLVVGAGNSGTDVALEAADAGHRTWLAGRHPGQVPFDIDGVAGRVMTPIVMFVFRRVLTRRTPMGRRFMAKAEGHGVMLVRNKLADLEDAGVVQIDRIESVVGGRAVSCDDEAPDVSTVVWCTGSRPDHRFLDVPGAFGDDGEALHDRGVSSVPGLSFLGLELQYAVSSAMIQGVDRDARHLLRRMRAAQPARRDSRDVAPEPVAPVTGA
- a CDS encoding energy-coupling factor ABC transporter permease, producing the protein MHVPDGFLDAPTSVATGVVAVVGVGLALRGARRELDERTAPMAGLVSAFVFATQMINFPVGAGTSGHLLGGVLAAVLVGPWTAVLCISTVLLVQCLLFADGGITALGTNITLMALVGVGVGWLVFLLLRAVLPNRLTSVAPAAALAALVSVPVASLAFTGLYAIGGEAPIPLGSLATAMVGWHSLIGVGEAFITGLVVSTVLAVRPDLVYGARPAMETRTLELRHPSGSAA